The genomic segment TCGGCATCTGTGTTGGCATGCAGCTGCTGTTCGATGCGTCGGAAGAGGGCGAGGTCGCCGGTCTCGGTCTGCTGCCGGGCCGCGTGTCGCGCCTGCGCGGCGGTCCGGGACTGCGCGTGCCGCATATGGGCTGGAGCACATTGCACGCAACGCGGCCCGATGCGCTGGTCGAAGGTGTCGATGGCGCGCAGGCCTACTTCGTGCACAGCTTCGCCGCGCCGGTCACCGACGACTGCGTGCTGGTTGGCGATCACGGCCAGGCGTTCGCGGCCGCCGTGCGTCGCGGCCACATCGCCGGCACCCAGTTCCATCCCGAGCGCTCCGCCGCTGTCGGCGCGCGCGTGCTGCGCAATTTCCTGTCCCCTGCGTTCGAGGCCTGAGTCATGGCATTCACCGTCTATCCCGCGATCGACATCCGACACGGCCGCGTCGTGCGCCTGGCGCAAGGCGATTACGCGCAGGAGACCCGCTATGGCGACGATCCGCTGGTGCAGATCGAGGCCTATGCCGACGCCGGTGCGGAGTGGCTGCATCTGGTCGATCTCGATGCCGCGCGCGAAGGTGGTTACACGCTGGCGCCGCTACTGGCGCGCATCCGCGCCGATACCGGCCTGCGCGTGCAGACCGGCGGTGGCGTGCGCACCGAAGACGACGTGCGCCGCATCCTGGATGCAGGCGCCGAACGTGTCGTGGTCGGCTCGCTGGCGGTACGCGAGCCGGCGCAGGTGCTGGAGTGGATCGAGACCTTTGGCGCCGAGCGCATCACCGTCGCGCTCGACACCCGCCAGGGCCGCGATGGCGTCTGGCATCTGCCGGTACACGGCTGGACCGAGACCGCCGATGCCACGCTCGACGTGCTCGCGGTGCGCTATGCGCAGGGCGGCCTGCGCCATCTGCTGAGCACCGACATCGCCCGCGACGGCATGCTGTCGGGTCCCAATCTCGATCTCTATGCGCACCTCAAGGCGCTGGTGCCCACGCTCGACGTGCAGGCCTCCGGTGGTGTGCGCGAGCTCGCCGATGTGCGCGCGGCCAAGGCCCAGGGTTGCGGCGGCATCGTGCTCGGCCGTGCGCTGCTCGAAGGTCGTCTGGGCGTCGCCGAGGCGCTCGCATGCTGAGCCGCCGCATCATTCCCTGTCTCGACGTGCGCGAGGGGCGCGTGGTCAAGGGCGTGCGTTTCCGCGATCACGTCGACATGGGCGACATCGTCGATCTCGCGCTGCGCTATCGCGACGAGGGCGCCGACGAACTTGTGTTCTACGACATCTCGGCCAGCCCGCAGGGCCGCTCGGTCGATCGCGGCTGGGTGGAGCGCGTGTCGCGGCTGATCGACATTCCGTTCTGCGTCGCCGGCGGCATCCGCGACGTCGACACCGCACGCGCGGTGCTGCACGCCGGCGCCGACAAGATTTCGATCAATACACCTGCGCTGGAGCGTCCCGCGCTGATCTCCGAGCTCGCCGAAGCCTTCGGCGTGCAGTGCGTGGTCGTCGGCATCGATTCGATCCGCGAAACCGACGGCGAATGGCGCGTGCGCAGCTACACCGGTGATCCCGACCGCACCCGCGAACTGCCGATCCGCACGCTCGACTGGATCGCCGAGGCCGTGCGCCTGGGCGCAGGCGAGGTCGTCCTCAACTGCATGGACAACGACGGCGTGCGCACCGGCTACGACATCGCCCAGCTGCAGGCCGCGCGCGCGGTGTGTCCGGTGCCGCTGATTGCATCCGGAGGGGCGGGTGCATCCGTACACTTCGCCGCTGCCTTCATCGATGCCGATGTCGACGGCGCGCTCGCGGCCAGCGTGTTCCACAGCGGCCGCATCGCCATCCCCGCGCTCAAGCGCGAACTGGCCGATCAGGCCATCGACATCAGACTCCAATGACCGAACCGCAGGACGACACCCCCGCCATCGCCATCGCCCCCGACGTCGACACGCTCGACTGGTCCAAGGGCGACGGTCTGCTCCCCGCCGTCGTGCAGGACGCCGCCACGCTGCGCGTGCTGATGCTCGGCTACATGGATCGCGCCGCTTTCGCCGAAACCCTGCGCCGCGGTGAGGTCACCTTCTTCAGCCGCAGCAAGAACCGCCTGTGGACCAAGGGCGAACAGTCCGGGCACACGCTCGAGCTCGTCTCGATGGAAGCCGATTGCGATGCCGACACGCTGCTGGTGCTGGCCTCGCCGCGCGGTCCGACCTGCCATCTGCAGCGCCCGAGTTGTTTTCCGACCGCGCCGGCCGGCGTCCTCGCCGGACTCGACGCGCTGATCGAGACCCGCGAGCGCGAACGCCCCGAAGGCAGCTACACGACCCGCCTGTTCGAAGGCGGCGTGCGCCGCATCGCGCAGAAGGTCGGCGAGGAGGGCGTCGAAACCGCACTTGCCGCGCTGGTGCAGACCGACGACGAGCTGCTGGGCGAGGGCGCGGACCTGCTGTATCACCTGATCGTGCTGCTGCGCGCGCGCGGCCTGTCGCTGGCCGATGTCGAGCGGGTGCTGACGGCGCGGGGCAGCTGAGGGCGGGCGGGGCGCATCATCGCGGGATTCGTGTCTTCGATGACGGCGCCCGTGCCCACCGACCACCCCGTTGTCCTGACGCCCCATCGGAACGCACCGTGTGCCGCGATTGCCGGCGTTCGGTCGGTGCTAGCTGCGATCCGGCCATGACCGCCGACACCGCAAGCGCGACTTCGCCACACGGCTGGCCCGCGGATTTCCACGCCACCGATGTACGCGCCACGATGCTGTCCGACGGGGATGCGGATCTGTTCGTCGCCCTGTACGCCGATCCCGGGACGATGCGACATGTCGCGCCCGTGCTCGATCATCACGCCGCGACCCGGGCGTTCGCAGCGGCGCGGCGGCAGATGCAGGCCGCCCCGTCGGTCGCGCGTTACTGGCGGCTCGACACCGTTTCAGGCGCGCGAGGGCTGCTGTCCCTCGTGCCCGACGCTGATGGCCGCGCCGCAGAGACCGGCCTGCTGCTGCCCCCGGCAATGCAGGCGCAGGGCGTGGCCACCACCGCGCTCGGTCATCTGTGCGATGCCGTGCTCCGCGTCGGCGCATTCGATGCGCTGTGGACCCGGCATCGCGTCGGCCATGCGGCGGCAATGGGTCTGATGCAGCGCCTGGGCTTCGTGCCGGAAGCGCCCGCCGATGGCTGGCAGCGTTGGCGCCTCGATCGCCGGACCTGGCGCGCGCTTGTGGACGCACCGCCCGCCGACTAGATTCCGCGCTCGCACAGGGGAAATCGCGATGGAGAGCAAGGGCCGGCTGGCATGTGTCGGGGTCGGGATGATGCTCGGCGCGCATCTGGGTCCGCGCGCACGGCGCCACATCGAAACGGCCGACGTCGTGTTCGTCGCCGTGTCCGATCCGCTGGTCGAACTGTGGGTGCAGCGCATGAACCCCGCTGTCCGCAGCCTGCAGCCGTTCTACCGTGCAGGCCGCTCCCGGCACCGCAGCTACGCCGACATGGTCGCCGCGATAATGGCCGAGGTGCGCGCCGGCCACGACGTCTGCGGCGCGTTCTACGGCCATCCGGGCGTCTTCGCCCGGGTGCCGCACCAGGCGATTGCCGCCGCCCGGGCCGAGGGCTTCGAGGCCGTCATGGAGCCGGGGATTTCGGCAGAGGACTGTCTCTACGCGGATCTGGGTGTGGATCCCGGAGATGTCGGCTGCCAGCACTACGAGGCGAGCCAGTTCCTGTTCTATCGCCGGATCATCGATCCGTCCGCCTGGCTGGTGTTGTGGCAGGTCGGCGTGGCCGGAATCCGTGACACAGGCCGTTTCCAGAACACACGGGAGGAGCGGGCCATGCTCGTCCACCGGCTCGGCCGGGATTACCCGCCTGAACATGTTGTGACGCTCTACGAAGCTGCTACGCTTCCCACCGTGCGGCCGCGCGTCGAGCGGCTGCCGCTCGGGGAACTCGTGGATGCCAGGCTGCACCAGCACACCACGCTGGTGGTGCCGCCGGCTCGGGCGATGGAGCGGGAAGTGGGGATGGAATGCGAGCCGGTGCGTCCGGCCCGTGTTCCGCAAGCGGACGACTGAAACAGAACGCAGGGGAACTGCATGCTGGACGTTGTGGCGTTGCTGGAATCGGCGGGCGCGGGCACGGCTTTCGACCGTGTGGACGCCAACGTGGCCGATGCGGTGCAGGCGTTTCTGGCCGAAGGAGCCGACGTGCCCACGGTCGTCGCCTGCATGATCATGACCCCCGACGACGGGCAGAGCGAGCCGGCGCAGGACGAACCCGATCAGGACGATGACGGTGGCGATCAGGATGGGCAGGACAGGGATGCGCCGGGCGAACGCACCGTCTGACGTGCGGCCTGGCGTTGCGCGATCCCGACGATCGCGCGCGCGCTGGCTCAGCTGCGTGCTGCTGCTGGGGCTCGTATGTCCGACGCATGTGTTCGCGAGCGAGGCGCTCGATGCATTGATCGACGAGGCGACGACCCTGCGGACGTCGGACCCGAAGCGTGTCGACGCTTTGCTCGACCAGATGTCCGGCATGCTGGCCGGCGCCACGACAAGCCAGCGCGACCAGGTCCGCATCCTGCGCGCGCACCGGATGATGACGAGCGGCCAGTCCGCGCGCGCGATCGAAGAGCTGACGGACCTGCTGTCCTCGACGACCGATCCGGTCGCGCGTTTCGAGACCGCGTCGATGCTGGCGAACGTGTACGCGGTGCAGCGGCGGTTCGAGGATTCGCTGCGCATGCTCGAGACGATGCTGCCGATCGCCGAGCAGGT from the Luteimonas fraxinea genome contains:
- the hisH gene encoding imidazole glycerol phosphate synthase subunit HisH, with translation MRVVIVDAGGANTGSVRYAFERLDIDAALVTDADSIRAADRVILPGVGTAAQVMARLQQLDLVDVLRTLDRPLLGICVGMQLLFDASEEGEVAGLGLLPGRVSRLRGGPGLRVPHMGWSTLHATRPDALVEGVDGAQAYFVHSFAAPVTDDCVLVGDHGQAFAAAVRRGHIAGTQFHPERSAAVGARVLRNFLSPAFEA
- the hisA gene encoding 1-(5-phosphoribosyl)-5-[(5-phosphoribosylamino)methylideneamino]imidazole-4-carboxamide isomerase; the protein is MAFTVYPAIDIRHGRVVRLAQGDYAQETRYGDDPLVQIEAYADAGAEWLHLVDLDAAREGGYTLAPLLARIRADTGLRVQTGGGVRTEDDVRRILDAGAERVVVGSLAVREPAQVLEWIETFGAERITVALDTRQGRDGVWHLPVHGWTETADATLDVLAVRYAQGGLRHLLSTDIARDGMLSGPNLDLYAHLKALVPTLDVQASGGVRELADVRAAKAQGCGGIVLGRALLEGRLGVAEALAC
- the hisF gene encoding imidazole glycerol phosphate synthase subunit HisF, with the translated sequence MLSRRIIPCLDVREGRVVKGVRFRDHVDMGDIVDLALRYRDEGADELVFYDISASPQGRSVDRGWVERVSRLIDIPFCVAGGIRDVDTARAVLHAGADKISINTPALERPALISELAEAFGVQCVVVGIDSIRETDGEWRVRSYTGDPDRTRELPIRTLDWIAEAVRLGAGEVVLNCMDNDGVRTGYDIAQLQAARAVCPVPLIASGGAGASVHFAAAFIDADVDGALAASVFHSGRIAIPALKRELADQAIDIRLQ
- the hisIE gene encoding bifunctional phosphoribosyl-AMP cyclohydrolase/phosphoribosyl-ATP diphosphatase HisIE; the protein is MTEPQDDTPAIAIAPDVDTLDWSKGDGLLPAVVQDAATLRVLMLGYMDRAAFAETLRRGEVTFFSRSKNRLWTKGEQSGHTLELVSMEADCDADTLLVLASPRGPTCHLQRPSCFPTAPAGVLAGLDALIETRERERPEGSYTTRLFEGGVRRIAQKVGEEGVETALAALVQTDDELLGEGADLLYHLIVLLRARGLSLADVERVLTARGS
- a CDS encoding GNAT family N-acetyltransferase translates to MTADTASATSPHGWPADFHATDVRATMLSDGDADLFVALYADPGTMRHVAPVLDHHAATRAFAAARRQMQAAPSVARYWRLDTVSGARGLLSLVPDADGRAAETGLLLPPAMQAQGVATTALGHLCDAVLRVGAFDALWTRHRVGHAAAMGLMQRLGFVPEAPADGWQRWRLDRRTWRALVDAPPAD
- a CDS encoding SAM-dependent methyltransferase, with amino-acid sequence MESKGRLACVGVGMMLGAHLGPRARRHIETADVVFVAVSDPLVELWVQRMNPAVRSLQPFYRAGRSRHRSYADMVAAIMAEVRAGHDVCGAFYGHPGVFARVPHQAIAAARAEGFEAVMEPGISAEDCLYADLGVDPGDVGCQHYEASQFLFYRRIIDPSAWLVLWQVGVAGIRDTGRFQNTREERAMLVHRLGRDYPPEHVVTLYEAATLPTVRPRVERLPLGELVDARLHQHTTLVVPPARAMEREVGMECEPVRPARVPQADD